One Pithys albifrons albifrons isolate INPA30051 chromosome 17, PitAlb_v1, whole genome shotgun sequence genomic window carries:
- the GAS2L1 gene encoding GAS2-like protein 1 isoform X2, translating to MANSSHIQSAASKSIRPFRSSEEYLEAMKEDLAEWFNTLYDLDIQVDTFLESLETGCHLCRHANNVNRTALDFQERHPEAAAHMRVPQNEVVFQAKNVVPGSFIARDNVSNFIQWCRQDLGIQDVLMFETNDLVLKKNEKNFVLCLLEVARRGSKFGMLAPMLIQMEEEIEEEMRDQMADGALGTRRESRDARAGAFPGHARPITLCDLKNLDELVRHALPWEPCAWVREILGCCSCPSQFPMVKVSEGKYKVGDSNTLIFVRVLRSHVMVRVGGGWDTLEHYLDKHDPCRCAALSHRLPQPRPPGMSPQKAAPGPPSSRASSPSIPRRPRPAAGGDSGHARTERGHQPRAGGDPPRQPRQECLPPRGGAAPPSGSSSPSRSPAEPRGAGTARPRAPARSRRCSGDSDSSAASAQSGPRRPPARRDPPDPAPGSPRAPASPRGSPRASRSPARGPAPLLLIRRRPDGQHSWARAEPPAPGGAPGGRRDPRPGPGDPEELARRLRAPRWLEPGQEQRLFQRLEEEFLANTRLLEQLGDTESPPAPPATADSAYCSSSSSSSSLNVFAKHGLPAEDGRRSGNSDGNNNGVCPALPSNPTAGQLRRRSTLSSSSDESCCFPASWEHRDAPGNPGSDTDWAPGEDELLEMEETPGPGVSTPPRRPWAKPRLDTQPHRAPSRIPTPRGYGAGTSRAHNGSPKAWGALQNVFSSLLEPTWAPREREGLEEDTWP from the exons ATGGCCAACTCCAGCCACATCCAGTCGGCCGCCTCCAAGAGCATCCGCCCCTTCCGCTCCAGCGAGGAGTACCTGGAGGCCATGAAGGAGGACCTGGCCGAGTGGTTCAACACCCTCTACGACCTGGACATCCAGGTGGACACCTTCCTGGAGAGCCTGGAGACGGGCTGTCACCTCTGCCGCCACGCCAACAACGTCAACCGCACCGCCCTGGACTTCCAGGAGCGGCACCCCGAGGCTGCCGCCCACATGCGGGTCCCCCAGAACGAGGTGGTCTTCCAGGCCAAGAACGTGGTGCCTGGTTCCTTCATCGCCCGGGATAACGTCTCCAACTTCATCCAGTGGTGCCGGCAGGACCTGGGCATCCAGGACGTCCTCATGTTCGAGACCAACGACTTGGTGCTGAAGAAGAACGAGAAGAACTTTGTCCTCTGCCTGCTGGAGGTGGCCAGGAGGGGCTCCAAGTTTGGGATGTTGGCCCCCATGCTGATCCAGATGGAGGAGGAGATCGAGGAGGAGATGAGGGACCAAATGGCCGACGGCGCGCTGGGCACGCGCCGGGAGAGCCGGGATGCCCGGGCGGGCGCCTTCCCCGGCCACGCCCGGCCCATCACCCTCTGCGACCTCAAGAACCTGGACGAGCTGGTGAGACACGCGCTCCCCTGGGAGCCCTGTGCCTGG GTGCGGGAGatcctgggctgctgctcctgcccctcgCAATTCCCCATGGTCAAGGTCTCCGAGGGGAAGTACAAAGTGGGAGACTCCAACACGCTCATCTTCGTCCGA GTGCTGAGAAGCCACGTCATGGTGCGCGTGGGCGGGGGCTGGGACACACTGGAACATTACCTGGACAAGCACGACCCGTGTCGCTGTGCTGCGCTCT CTCACCGCCTGCCCCAGCCCCGTCCCCCGGGGATGTCCCCCCAAAAAGCAGCTCCCGGCCCCCCCTCGTCCCgtgcctccagccccagcaTCCCCCGGCGCCCCCGGCCTGCCGCGGGAGGGGACAGCGGCCACGCCAGGACAGAGCGGGGCCACCAGCCCAGGGCGGGCGGGGACCCCCCCaggcagcccaggcaggagtGTTTGCccccccggggcggggcggccccCCCGTCcggctccagcagcccctcccgCAGCCCCGCAGAGCCCCGCGGAGCCGGCACGGCCAG gccgCGCGcccccgcgcgctcccgccgcTGCTCGGGCGACAGCGACTCCTCGGCCGCCTCCGCGCAGAgcggcccccgccgccccccggccCGCCGGGACCCCCCGGACCCCGCGCCGGGGTCCCCCCGCGCCCCCGCATCCCCCCGCGGGTCCCCCCGCGCGTCCCGCAGCCCcgcgcgcggccccgccccgctgCTGCTCATCCGCCGCCGCCCCGACGGGCAGCACTCGTGGGCACGGGCAGAGCCCCCCGCGCCGGGCGGCGCTCCCGGGGGACGGCGGgacccccggcccggccccggggaCCCCGAGGAGCTGGCGCGGAGGCTGCGGGCCCCTCGCTGGTTGGAGCCCGGGCAGGAGCAGCGGCTGTTCCAGCGGCTGGAGGAGGAATTCCTGGCCAACACgcggctgctggagcagctgggggaCACCGAGAgcccccccgcgccccccgccaCCGCCGACTCGGCCTATTGCTCCTCGtcgtcctcgtcctcctccCTGAACGTGTTCGCCAAGCACGGGCTGCCCGCCGAGGACGGGCGGCGCAGCGGGAACAGCGACGGGAACAACAACGGCGTGTGCCCCGCGCTGCCGTCCAACCCCACCGCGGGCCAGCTCAGGCGCCGCTCcaccctctccagctcctccgacgagagctgctgcttcccgGCCTCCTGGGAGCACCGGGACGCCCCGGGCAACCCCGGCTCCGACACCGACTGGGCGCCGGGCGAGGACGAGCTGCTGGAGATGGAGGAGACCCCCGGCCCGGGGGTGTCCACGCCCCCACGCCGGCCCTGGGCCAAGCCCCGGCTGGACACGCAGCCCCACAGGGCGCCCTCCCGGATCCCCACCCCGCGGGGATATGGGGCGGGGACCTCCCGCGCCCACAACGGCAGCCCCAAGgcctggggggctctgcagaacgtcttctcctccctcctggagCCCACCTGGGCCCCGCGGGAGCgcgaggggctggaggaggacaCGTGGCCGTGA
- the GAS2L1 gene encoding GAS2-like protein 1 isoform X1: MANSSHIQSAASKSIRPFRSSEEYLEAMKEDLAEWFNTLYDLDIQVDTFLESLETGCHLCRHANNVNRTALDFQERHPEAAAHMRVPQNEVVFQAKNVVPGSFIARDNVSNFIQWCRQDLGIQDVLMFETNDLVLKKNEKNFVLCLLEVARRGSKFGMLAPMLIQMEEEIEEEMRDQMADGALGTRRESRDARAGAFPGHARPITLCDLKNLDELVREILGCCSCPSQFPMVKVSEGKYKVGDSNTLIFVRVLRSHVMVRVGGGWDTLEHYLDKHDPCRCAALSHRLPQPRPPGMSPQKAAPGPPSSRASSPSIPRRPRPAAGGDSGHARTERGHQPRAGGDPPRQPRQECLPPRGGAAPPSGSSSPSRSPAEPRGAGTARPRAPARSRRCSGDSDSSAASAQSGPRRPPARRDPPDPAPGSPRAPASPRGSPRASRSPARGPAPLLLIRRRPDGQHSWARAEPPAPGGAPGGRRDPRPGPGDPEELARRLRAPRWLEPGQEQRLFQRLEEEFLANTRLLEQLGDTESPPAPPATADSAYCSSSSSSSSLNVFAKHGLPAEDGRRSGNSDGNNNGVCPALPSNPTAGQLRRRSTLSSSSDESCCFPASWEHRDAPGNPGSDTDWAPGEDELLEMEETPGPGVSTPPRRPWAKPRLDTQPHRAPSRIPTPRGYGAGTSRAHNGSPKAWGALQNVFSSLLEPTWAPREREGLEEDTWP, from the exons ATGGCCAACTCCAGCCACATCCAGTCGGCCGCCTCCAAGAGCATCCGCCCCTTCCGCTCCAGCGAGGAGTACCTGGAGGCCATGAAGGAGGACCTGGCCGAGTGGTTCAACACCCTCTACGACCTGGACATCCAGGTGGACACCTTCCTGGAGAGCCTGGAGACGGGCTGTCACCTCTGCCGCCACGCCAACAACGTCAACCGCACCGCCCTGGACTTCCAGGAGCGGCACCCCGAGGCTGCCGCCCACATGCGGGTCCCCCAGAACGAGGTGGTCTTCCAGGCCAAGAACGTGGTGCCTGGTTCCTTCATCGCCCGGGATAACGTCTCCAACTTCATCCAGTGGTGCCGGCAGGACCTGGGCATCCAGGACGTCCTCATGTTCGAGACCAACGACTTGGTGCTGAAGAAGAACGAGAAGAACTTTGTCCTCTGCCTGCTGGAGGTGGCCAGGAGGGGCTCCAAGTTTGGGATGTTGGCCCCCATGCTGATCCAGATGGAGGAGGAGATCGAGGAGGAGATGAGGGACCAAATGGCCGACGGCGCGCTGGGCACGCGCCGGGAGAGCCGGGATGCCCGGGCGGGCGCCTTCCCCGGCCACGCCCGGCCCATCACCCTCTGCGACCTCAAGAACCTGGACGAGCTG GTGCGGGAGatcctgggctgctgctcctgcccctcgCAATTCCCCATGGTCAAGGTCTCCGAGGGGAAGTACAAAGTGGGAGACTCCAACACGCTCATCTTCGTCCGA GTGCTGAGAAGCCACGTCATGGTGCGCGTGGGCGGGGGCTGGGACACACTGGAACATTACCTGGACAAGCACGACCCGTGTCGCTGTGCTGCGCTCT CTCACCGCCTGCCCCAGCCCCGTCCCCCGGGGATGTCCCCCCAAAAAGCAGCTCCCGGCCCCCCCTCGTCCCgtgcctccagccccagcaTCCCCCGGCGCCCCCGGCCTGCCGCGGGAGGGGACAGCGGCCACGCCAGGACAGAGCGGGGCCACCAGCCCAGGGCGGGCGGGGACCCCCCCaggcagcccaggcaggagtGTTTGCccccccggggcggggcggccccCCCGTCcggctccagcagcccctcccgCAGCCCCGCAGAGCCCCGCGGAGCCGGCACGGCCAG gccgCGCGcccccgcgcgctcccgccgcTGCTCGGGCGACAGCGACTCCTCGGCCGCCTCCGCGCAGAgcggcccccgccgccccccggccCGCCGGGACCCCCCGGACCCCGCGCCGGGGTCCCCCCGCGCCCCCGCATCCCCCCGCGGGTCCCCCCGCGCGTCCCGCAGCCCcgcgcgcggccccgccccgctgCTGCTCATCCGCCGCCGCCCCGACGGGCAGCACTCGTGGGCACGGGCAGAGCCCCCCGCGCCGGGCGGCGCTCCCGGGGGACGGCGGgacccccggcccggccccggggaCCCCGAGGAGCTGGCGCGGAGGCTGCGGGCCCCTCGCTGGTTGGAGCCCGGGCAGGAGCAGCGGCTGTTCCAGCGGCTGGAGGAGGAATTCCTGGCCAACACgcggctgctggagcagctgggggaCACCGAGAgcccccccgcgccccccgccaCCGCCGACTCGGCCTATTGCTCCTCGtcgtcctcgtcctcctccCTGAACGTGTTCGCCAAGCACGGGCTGCCCGCCGAGGACGGGCGGCGCAGCGGGAACAGCGACGGGAACAACAACGGCGTGTGCCCCGCGCTGCCGTCCAACCCCACCGCGGGCCAGCTCAGGCGCCGCTCcaccctctccagctcctccgacgagagctgctgcttcccgGCCTCCTGGGAGCACCGGGACGCCCCGGGCAACCCCGGCTCCGACACCGACTGGGCGCCGGGCGAGGACGAGCTGCTGGAGATGGAGGAGACCCCCGGCCCGGGGGTGTCCACGCCCCCACGCCGGCCCTGGGCCAAGCCCCGGCTGGACACGCAGCCCCACAGGGCGCCCTCCCGGATCCCCACCCCGCGGGGATATGGGGCGGGGACCTCCCGCGCCCACAACGGCAGCCCCAAGgcctggggggctctgcagaacgtcttctcctccctcctggagCCCACCTGGGCCCCGCGGGAGCgcgaggggctggaggaggacaCGTGGCCGTGA